From one Bacillus sp. FJAT-42376 genomic stretch:
- a CDS encoding sialate O-acetylesterase — MIKSFLMLGQSNMAGRGFLHEVDPIYNEKIKMLRNGQWQMMTEPINYDRPVAGISLAASFAEACSKANPDEEIGLIPCSEGGSSLNDWHPQGTLFRHALSEARFALETSQICGILWHQGESDSHNSLYETYYEKLSLIMETLRKELNLQDVPLIIGELGDFLGKTGFGKYSSQFQEVNEQLRRFAHEQQNCYFVSAEGLTSNPDGIHLNAVSQRKFGYRYFKAFSEKRHILEPLPDENQSLEIKRTYSKTEQIYLHSLNLALGKITYAEFEAQMAKVMQP, encoded by the coding sequence ATGATAAAATCTTTCTTAATGTTAGGTCAATCAAATATGGCAGGCCGGGGATTCTTGCATGAGGTAGACCCTATCTATAATGAAAAAATAAAAATGCTCCGCAACGGACAGTGGCAAATGATGACAGAGCCTATTAATTATGACCGCCCTGTTGCTGGTATAAGTCTGGCAGCATCTTTTGCAGAGGCGTGTTCGAAAGCAAACCCTGATGAAGAAATTGGTTTGATTCCCTGTTCGGAAGGCGGCAGTTCCTTGAACGATTGGCATCCGCAGGGTACTCTTTTCCGACATGCTTTGTCTGAAGCTCGATTTGCTCTTGAAACGAGTCAAATTTGCGGCATCCTTTGGCATCAGGGTGAAAGTGACAGCCACAATTCTCTGTATGAAACGTATTATGAAAAGCTATCTCTTATCATGGAAACTTTGCGTAAAGAATTAAACCTTCAAGATGTCCCATTAATCATTGGTGAGCTGGGTGACTTCTTAGGGAAAACAGGTTTCGGAAAGTACTCATCTCAGTTTCAGGAAGTCAACGAACAGTTACGTCGATTCGCTCATGAGCAGCAAAATTGTTATTTTGTATCGGCAGAAGGCCTGACTTCCAATCCGGATGGTATTCATTTGAACGCCGTTTCCCAACGGAAATTCGGCTATCGCTACTTCAAAGCTTTTTCCGAAAAACGTCATATCTTAGAGCCTCTACCTGATGAAAATCAGTCACTAGAAATAAAACGTACCTATTCGAAGACTGAACAAATCTATCTTCACAGTCTGAATTTGGCTCTCGGGAAAATCACATACGCTGAATTTGAAGCACAGATGGCAAAGGTGATGCAGCCATGA
- a CDS encoding helix-turn-helix transcriptional regulator, with protein MIPLLILGLLIQNPGAHGYELLSLMEKRHYKYIVNFTKGSFYYNLQQLKEKGLIEETHQIRPNSNREIHPFKITSLGIEEFEKLMSKYGTKSEYVNLSIYGALLFADVFDKNKLLEFIQSQMDQTEARIALLDEYLANTKELPGKMDYFRRMNENSRSHHLVNLKWFEELKADIEEAEAAV; from the coding sequence ATGATTCCCTTACTCATTCTTGGCTTACTTATTCAAAACCCCGGCGCTCATGGATACGAACTCTTAAGTTTAATGGAAAAACGGCATTATAAATATATCGTTAACTTTACGAAAGGATCCTTTTATTACAATTTGCAGCAGCTTAAAGAAAAAGGGTTGATTGAAGAAACACATCAAATACGCCCAAACAGCAATCGTGAAATTCATCCCTTCAAAATCACGTCTTTAGGAATAGAAGAATTTGAAAAATTAATGTCCAAATATGGAACGAAATCCGAGTATGTAAACCTATCAATTTATGGGGCATTACTCTTTGCGGATGTATTCGATAAAAATAAATTATTGGAATTCATCCAATCCCAAATGGATCAAACGGAAGCCAGAATTGCTCTTCTCGATGAGTACTTAGCTAATACGAAGGAATTGCCTGGCAAGATGGATTATTTTCGCCGCATGAACGAAAATTCCCGTTCTCATCATTTAGTGAACTTAAAATGGTTTGAAGAATTGAAGGCAGACATAGAAGAAGCTGAAGCTGCTGTATAA